From Epinephelus fuscoguttatus linkage group LG17, E.fuscoguttatus.final_Chr_v1:
CTTCACCTAAGACTGAGGCTATGGAGGCAAGGAGTTCTCATTGGGCAGCTTCGGTTCCTCCATCCTCGTGATCTGCCTCACAGCTCCCTCTTACATCCTTGCCACGAGTAGCGAAGATGCAAGGAAGAGACAAAAGTGATGGAAGCATGCATACGTTAGCATAATGAAAAGTACCCTGGATCTGCTGAAATATTGTCCATTACCTCCAGAGGCTAATCGTCCACAGACTGATAGCCAACAGGTTACGAGATTGAGCTTGTACTAATCAAATGGCCCTCATGTAGGAAATATCCATTCCAACCTCCCAAGGCCTCCTAAAAACTAAGTGGAAACAAGAAATAGGTGAATGAAAGCTATGTTAATGTCTTTCACTTGAGCTAATAAATAAGGTAAATATTACGACAAGATATCAGAGGAGTAACTATGCACACATTTGTTCTGAGCAGTGGATCAATAGACTAGTCAAACAGTTACCAGACATGTTTTGAACCGCTGCATGTCTTTTTCATGGAAAAATGTTTCTTGGTATCTGTCCTCCTGCTCATAAAATGCCTCTGCAACAAACCACTTTGATTTTCTGCTCCATTTTCTTCACCAAAAGCCTTTTGCATGTTACACCCACTCCTCTCTTACACTCActaccacacatacacacaataaagGACTCATTTTCTACCATAAAACCGTGAGAAGCGCCGTCAGGCCACAAACAAGTTACTGTTTTCCCAAAGCCCAGCCCATCCTGTCCTCACATCGACCATAAACTTCAGCACATTTACAATCTTACTACCCAGCCCCTCCAGTTCACTTAACCAGCCTTGGCTTTAAGGGGATGTCCATGTGCTTCCTGACACGCTGAATTATTCTGTATCATTTCACTTAAGGGCCCAGATGCTATCTGTCTGTTGCCCTCCACTGAGAGGGCAATTAAGGCAGCCTGGTGCCTGCTAAATGCCCCTCTACTTCTGCATGAGTGGATGCGTCTCCTTATCTGCACCTCTGTCATGATGTCGTGGGCACCTCGCCCCCTTCCTGCCCACATGCATCAGCACCTTTGTGGCCACCGCCTCCTTATTTTCTACTGTCACCTTTTCTCAGAGACGTTGGCTACATCTCAGAGTTTGAGAGACCTagcactgcagcagctctgtgaccAGCCAGAAAATGGACATTACCACCACATATGGAGAATCTGTCTTTTGAAAGATGAGGTTTATAAATGGAAGAGGCACAAGGACGACCGTGCACCTAACTATTCATCAAATCATCTGCTTGATTCGTTGAGATCTTCCTGTCAGCTTGAGTTTGATTTGTTGACAGATCATCCTTGGCATGTAAATTGGAGGCAGTACTTCCTGTGCCTCTCGGCAGCGTCCTAAACTGAAGACATGCAGGTGGCTTCCAAGGACTGGGTCGCCCTCTCTGTCTACCTCTTCACCTTCCTGTTGGGCCTTCCTGCCAACCTTCTggtcctgtttgtgtatgtgcgcAAGGCCCGCAAACGTGGCGCCACACCCAATGTGGTCTATGCCCTCAACCTTTGCCTCGCCAACCTGTTCCTCGTGGCCTGGCTGCCCGTCAAGGCTTTAGAGACTTTGCTTCAGGACTGGAGGCTGCCAGCACTCGTCTGCCCCATCTAcagcctcttcctcttctcctcgcTTTACGGCAGCTGCCTGTTCATCACAGCCGTAACAGTGGGACGCTACCTCAGCATCGCATTCCCAATCGTGTACAAGAGATACCGCCGTGCTCGGATCTCTTGCTTCATCAGCGCTGCCTTGTGGGCCTTGGTGCTCTTTCACCTAAGTCTCGCCCTGGTGGCTGAAAGAGGGGCTAACTTTGTCTCCATTAAGGACGACACCTCAGCCTGCTATGGCTACTTTAACACCACCCAACTAgctgttttgctgcctctacGACTGGAGATGGCCATCACCCTGTTTCTCTTGCCTCTCATTGTGACATCCTTTTGCACGCTGCGCTGCGTTACCCTGGTGTGGCACTCAAATTTGCGCCCAATGGGGAAGAAAAGAGTCCTGACTGTAGCTCTCTCAacactggctgtgtttgtggtaTGTTACGCACCCTACAACGCCTCGCACATTGTGGGGTTTGTGTTGAAGGAAAATGTTGAGTGGAGAACGTACGCCATGCTAACAAGCTCCTGTAATGTTTTCCTGGAGCCTGTGGTAATGCTGATGCTTTCGCCAGCAGTGTCGAGGGGACTTGTGGGAAGAATCTGTGGACGGCAAAGCCATTTCAGCCGGATTGAAGGGTGTCGGCATCGATGTAACAGCACTATCGGTGTTGCAAATGTCAGGGTTCCTACAATGTCTGAGAAGAGCCAGGCCGGGGCGGAGGTGACGAAAGTAAGTCAGGAGTGAGGTCACAGAGGGTGGAGACTTCAGGGATTCTGggaaaaataatgacaaattcAAAAGGGGAAACAGGCTAAAAACATTAATCCTCCTCTCAAAGGAAGCAGCAAGTGATCCAGACAATGTTCATGTGTCTGTCATTTTAAGGCAGAATGACTTAATCGAGGCTACATCACATCTGTCTTCAGGTTCCCTCTTTTTCCCCTCAGATCAAATGTTTCCAAAGAAAAATTTGATGATAAAAGCTGTTTTGTAAGTCTGACCACGAATGTGGAGTTTTGATTTATCCCCATGTTATGTCAGTATTTTCTCTGATGATAAAAAATGACTCATAGTAGACTTTTTCCTGTGAGTGTTTCACTCACTGGAAATGACCTAACTGAACTATTCGCAGAGgaaactgcacgtcttctttgAAATGGGAGAACTGTTCTTTTTCCAGCAAGTCTTAGTTCAAACCAGTCAGTGGAAACCATAGCTGAACTTTGCAGGTGATTAGTTGGGTGACAAATGGCTCCATCTGGTGTGAGTTAATGCTCCAAGCTATAACAAGGGAATCACTTAAACACACGTAATGTTCTCTTTTGGAAAGTGTTTccataggttttttttttcctccaaaaagACTGGATAGAAGCCAAGCTGATGCGTGAGGAGACCTTTCCTGCTGTTGATATTTCAATTCCTCAAACACAGGTGGAACGAATGTCATTAATTATGTCTGAGCTGTGTTTCAGTTGCACGGCTTACTGGCAAAACTAAATGGAGCAGATCGTGAGTGTTAGTGGTTACACCTGTGCTTCCTCTGCTGTGAGGAGTCCAAACATGAGGACATAAAGGCTAATCAACAATTTGATGTTCTGAATTAACTACACATTTGAATGAATATCTGTTTGTGAATTAATTGATCGGTTTCTGAACTTATTCATTCAGATTTGAGTCTGTTTATTTGTAAactgtctttcaaaataaagtataatGTTTACAAGTGTATTGTGTAGGTTGTCTGTGATCTCTgaggaataaagaaaaatatactTTTAATAAACATTTCTAACTTCCTGTTGGCtacaacatacacatgcattcagctggataaaataaagtcagagaaaccacaaataaaagagtccattttgaaaataaaaactagaaCACATTTAAGTAAATAGATTAAGTTAAATACTTCTCAGCAAGGTATCAGCAATGTTCAAATTATTATATTTAAGTATGTACAAGCTGAACTAGAATTATCGctttgcagttgtatgcctctgccaaccagtcaagctgcagtttacatccatgtttgtcCAGGCTCATATATGTTGTGAAGACTTTAAAGGAGTTTAATCAAAGGtatgaagtgtatttttttggcagaacttatgcttcacacacatttaccacccagcagcacagaggacctatacattcattcattcattcattcatggtggagaccaaaaattAGAATCACCAATTCAGTATATGACCCAGTGTCTCCCCTTCTtagttatgatgttgaataatgatcagaaaaaaatatgatgccacagtgatgttgacctttgacccctggaTATGACATTATTTCATAATTTTATCccgttagacatttgtgtgaaatttagTCTTAATTAACatatgaattcttcagttatggccaaaacatgttttgtgaggtcacagtgaccttgacctttgacattcaaccacaaaattcaattttttttcctgagttCAAGTGAatgcttgtgccaaatttcaaacAATTTCTGTcaggtgttcctgagataccACCTCCATGACAATGGGACAGATGTACGTACTTATCGTCTCACGTACTTATTGTCTCAAGTGTGTCTTATCAAGGAATGTCTGCCATATTTTCTCAAATGTCTGCTATTTTCTATGAAATTATATTAGTGGGGTGCTTcggtagctcacctggtagaacAAGTGCTCAGGTGTGAGGAAGCACCAACTCCCTCACTAACTATTTGATAAACCCCTTTTTGTTAGGAAAGGTGGacagactctcacacacaattttctttgttttctttatttaatgcATGGTTTCAATATTACTTGAGAAACTCAAACAACTGTACTAAGCATTAGAATCTTTAGACGCAAGTTTTTAGCTTAGActttcttttgtttcattttgttttggagactaaaaataaaagtctacctaattttttttagcataacTCCCTGCCTGTGTGATGTTTTATTTGTCCTCAAGTCTCATCATGCTTCCCTGCACCTCATCTTGCAACACCAGGGTAGGCCTACAGTAGGCTTAGTTCTTAGCAGCAGCTCAGGTTTAAGGTCCAGCTTGTGGCCATTTGCTGCATgccttctcctctttctctctctccctcagttCATGTTCATCTGTCCTATCGAATACagcagaaaaataatcaaatagATAAAATTATATTGTAAAAAAGTGTGAGAATTTAATATGCCCAATATGTGCACAAATAGAGGTGCACATGCCTTACTAGTAAAGAGTATTAAACATGCAACCTTCCACTAACCGATAAAAAAGAAACCATCACATACATAAAATCAATGCTCAGTGGACGTTAAAACCTTTTTTCCCAACTAATACACATTGTTCTTAGATATCAGCTGCTGTTAATGAAGACTCcaggactgaaaacatttgttcaacagagacaaacacactgaaTCCTGGTCTTCATCCGGTCCTACTGTATGTGCAAACCTCACATGAACCCCATGATAAACATGTCATGTCACAACCCCGTCTCCTGGGAATAACATTTGTTTACTAAATTGCATTCATACTTTCATTGTAGTGACAGCGTAATGGCTGGCTGCCAGGTCTTAATGTGCCTTAATGTTCAACCTCAGATCAGCCATGGATCATTTGGCACCATGCAGCAGAGTAATTAGGTTTGTTGTTGAGAATGTTGTTGGCAGACGGATGGTAGCTATAATATGGGGGCTGGTGGGAGCGGCTGTGATACAAACTGACAGTCAAGCCGTGCTGGCTGCAGACCGGAGCCATCTGTTCCCTCGGGGCAGTTTGATTCTCAGTGAACCAACACCAACCAACACCAGTCTGCTGCCAGGACTAGACAACATGTCACTGATAGTAACTGATAACAAGTGTGCCTGCCCTCAGTCTGACTTCTGCTTCTGTTAGTTAAGTTAATCTGATGTGACTTAGGTGTATTAGTGttcaattaattaataaaattgCCAAAACTTTCAAGGACAAGTTTAATTCCATTTAAGCATCTACTCTTTGTAAGGTTTGTAAACATTTAGCATAGTTACAGCTTCCTTGATTATTTcaaattgtatttttcttttgtttaatttttaggTAAGCCCATTTCTACCAgcgtgatttaaaaaaaaaaaataattaaaaaaaattgtaagtGATTATAATAAGAAAATTTCTCAATTCATGACTTAGTATCtaaaaaacaatgagaaacattctcaaaatgattaataaaaaataaacattctCAGATAAAGTCTCTGTATACTGTAATGTAACATTTGACCTTCTCATTGCCACCTCAAagcctgtcacacacacaaaaaagttaTTGCGGCACATTTACACCTACATCACATCAAGCTTTTGGGCGGTTGCTGGGAGATGATGTTTGGAGAGTGAGGCGAACATAGATTGTGTCCAGGAGCTTATTAAATTTCCCCCTATTGAGGGCAAGATGGAGGGTATTCAGTCGGGCATGCATATTAAGTGCAGCCTTTTGATCCGATCAAACAGTCTGCTTCCGGGAGGCGAAGCATGCAGTGCTGCAGCCTCACCCAGGAAAGCTG
This genomic window contains:
- the si:dkey-211g8.9 gene encoding free fatty acid receptor 3, translated to MQVASKDWVALSVYLFTFLLGLPANLLVLFVYVRKARKRGATPNVVYALNLCLANLFLVAWLPVKALETLLQDWRLPALVCPIYSLFLFSSLYGSCLFITAVTVGRYLSIAFPIVYKRYRRARISCFISAALWALVLFHLSLALVAERGANFVSIKDDTSACYGYFNTTQLAVLLPLRLEMAITLFLLPLIVTSFCTLRCVTLVWHSNLRPMGKKRVLTVALSTLAVFVVCYAPYNASHIVGFVLKENVEWRTYAMLTSSCNVFLEPVVMLMLSPAVSRGLVGRICGRQSHFSRIEGCRHRCNSTIGVANVRVPTMSEKSQAGAEVTKVSQE